CCCTGTGGCTCCGAACATGACTAGGGCCAAAAGCAGTCTAAACGTAGACTAGTAAAAAGCTTACGCAATGAGTGTGAGTAGTGATGGGCAGTGAAAGCATCAGAGACGCAAAGGTAGCGGGAATAGGTAACAGTAAGTAACTGTTCAGATTTATCTAGAAAACAGATATTAAAAATCTGGCTCTTAGTGAGACTATTTCTGAAAAAGACGGGactattatttattctcaatCCAGAAGATTCAACAGATGAGCAAAACATTTTACAGAACAGTTCAACTGAACTTCAGACACACCTAATTTATCCACCATCTCCAACCAACCTGAATGGCGAACTGATGTAAGTCCTCCAACTCCTAGTGAGGTTGAAAAAGGCTTCAAACAATCTAAAACGGGGGGCAACGGGGCTTGATGGACTAACTCCTCGCACATCACTTCTCCGAGTGAGATTCTTATGATTGTGTCATTCGGTAGCTCAAGATATCAGATATAGTCCAAGATAGGAGCCACTGACGATCCTTTCATAGTTTTCTTACATTCCTCACAAATCGTATAGAGTACTTTTGAAGTGAATGAAATCTATACTAATTACAccttttattgtttgtttgcgTGTTTCTTTTTAACAGTTTTTTTCTATCTAATAACTTCATTTCGTTTGCGTGATGCATTCTCGGTACCCTGTAGTATCAGGCAACATTTTGTGTTATAAATGGGAAATACACTAAAATTACTTATATAATTTAATCAACAATAGTTTTCTGTGCATGTTATCTAAACGAAATAATATTATTAGATGTATTTAtagtaaatataattattaatgaCTTCGTTCAATTTTgtccccaaatgctctggtacggctgagggtgGGGAAAGTTAGCTAcctctcgaagtgctctcacatggtcatgcatacacaaccactgccagaaaagtcctactcactgccttctcgcggcattactgttgctTAAGAAATTCAGAGGACAGAAAGCGAATCTCCGGCTgattaaccgagttggtggatatggaggatctatctagtggagttggaaaaccttgattgcgaaccaatggtgcacatggactggctccagtatctggaaggaacaaatggcgtgtgaaccaactATTGGtgaccgactaccatgggactgcatctcctaacctgccttgtggattagacctttaggtcaaaggcttcggGTGCGGTCCcataagaaaatcacctgctttggtttgggcacccgggcagtatcatagcccacacaaatcaagtgactcgtatggcgcatatgtattcggtgcccctttataccaatatttatgtgttcaaataaataaatgaataaataaattcaattttatatgtttagtacaatatagaattctcattACATTTTTTGTACTACTGTTAACATTTTTTCGTCAAGTGTTTCataaattttcataattttttcaCTTAAAGATATTTGAGTGTTTACCTACTACAATGAGTGTTAATTCATCTTCTTGGGAGATGGATCATACTCGGGCTGTGAAAGATTATCAACGTTCTTCAGCCGATCAACCTGTACCATTACCCCGAGAACTACGACCGACATGTGTTTTGCAACGTACAATGGCTTATTTACTAGCTAGCATAGCTGATCGCCCAGAAATTGATACCAGTCGTAGCCTATGGAAACCTTGGTATGAATTTATGTGGACACGTACACGAGCTATTCGCAAAGATATACGGCAGCAAAACTTATGTTGTCCCATTGTTATTGGTGTTATTGAACGGATAGCAAGATTTCATATTTTCTGTGCTGCACGATTAGTTGATCAACCAGTGGATACTTTTGATCCTCGCATTAATTCAGAAAATTTAACTCAGTGTCTGCAAACATTAAAGGAGATGTACAGTGATTTAGATTCACCAATTACTTCTGAAAATATGTGTCCTAATGAAGCAGAATTCCGAGGTTATATGCTGTTAATGAAACTGAACGACCAAAACGAGATCAAGTGAGTACAGTTTCTGTATTTAAGAGGTTTTGAAAGTCGTGAAAAGAATAGGGGATTTGTTAGTCAATGAGCATGCGTCTATAATACAATCTACATATGTTGTTTGGCGGTGAGTTATACCCccctttgtttttttcttactaCTTCACTTAAATGTTGGTGTATCTAACTGGGAAATACTAAGAATAACGAAACTCCAATCTTTAATTCCACTAATAATCATCACTATCAGACTGAATTGATAGCCATTTTCAGCATTACCACGCTAGTATCTCATACGAAAACAGAAGTTGATCTCTTCATTTCAACCGTATCTATCGTCAAAGATTTAGCCCTAAAATTTCCTTTCAGTAATATCATTTATTAAagctgatgaaacatgttctttaATCTCGCTGGTATTTACTTCATGGATATGTTCGGGACAACTTGTCACTTTGAAAAACCTCCGTATGTGTGTCTGTTTATCAGTATAATTGATTCTATGGAGCAAGTCGGTTATATATCAGTCTCACACAACCTACTTTTCTTAATGGCGATTTTAATGCGTTTTCCAAGAAAAGTTAGTAAAACAATAATCATCTAGATCGCTGAATATCTCGTCGATGGattaaaataaaagatttatCTATCTATGTATGCCTTTAGATAAAATGGATTATAGTGGATGTGAATTCGTAACTTGCTCACAACAGAGACATAAGctatttaccaatttaaatcGGAAATTTGTTTTAAAGTAATATATTGAATTTCTCTTTTCTTCATCATAGTTTCTAAATTGCTTTATTGAACTATAGACGTTatcattttgttaatttcttcccttttctttaattttttcTAAGATGAATGACTAACTctcatccattttatttagtcattaattttcatattatcgtcatcatcattGAGTGCccgaaatgccctggtacggctgagggtgGGGAAAGTTAGCTAcctctcgaagtgctctcacatggtcatgcatacacaaccactgccagaaaagtcctactcactgccttctcgcggcattactgttgctTAAGAAATTCAGAGGACAGAAAGCGAATCTCCGGCTgattaaccgagttggtggatatggaggatccatctaggggagttggaaaaccttgattgcgaaccaatggtgcacatggactggctccagtatctggaaggaacaaatggcgtgtgaaccaactATTGGtgaccgactaccatgggactgcatctcctgacgttgctccatcgccctgtggatcagacctttaagtcgaaggctcaggttgtggccccctaagaaaaccacctgcttcggtttcggCATCcgagtagtatcacagcccatacacaagtcacttgacttGTGTAGTGCATATGTGTTCGGTGCCcctttttatcaatatttatttcttcaaataaataaaacatcatCTTTGAGTAGGTTAGTGGATAATCTTGAAGAAACTGTACGTTCGATTTTCTAATGCATTTGTGACGATACTTGATCAATCTGCCTTTTATTAGTCTGCAGAAATCAGGTAATACTTATAGATGGGATTGTATGTTATATATGGCTTTATCTAAGGACATTTTTCTTCGTTGAGATGCTAATTTTTCTTGGTTAAAGGTTGCCTTGTTTCATAATTGTTTCAATCACCTTGATTCAGTGAATTTTTAATGGGCTCTTTAAAAATACCGGATAGTGACTTGTTTCTTTCACTTAGTTAATTCTTCCTGTATGACTTTGGTTTATTAAGCACATTTTTACCtttggtttttttttaattattttattttagtgaaGCACAACGTTTACCTGAACGACTACGTCAATCTAAACCTGTACGATTTGCATTTGCTACACATGAAGCTCTCATAACAAACAATTATATCAGATTTTTTCGTTTAGCTCGTCAAGCTACATGTTTAGTTGCTTGTCTTATGCATagatattttgtacaaataCGTAGTCAAGCTTTAACGAAACTGTCTTGTGCATTTGCTGGACATCCAAAACGAGAAGTACATGTGAGTATTGTTTCTTCGGTTATTCTGTTGATTTTCTAATCTTATTGAAATCAAACTCTTAAATTACATTGTCTTCCTATTCGTGTACTACAATCATTCTTCAAAGTGTTAGTTACAGTTAATGGAATTCTATACGATGAACTTGTGGGAATTAGATCAAATTATTAATTCACTTACTTCTGAAGTTGTTTTCCAATCAGTCACATAAGTATTCCCTGCtttagtttgggcacccgggtagtatcccaaccctcacacaaatcgaatgatttatgtggcccatatatatatggtgcttccttgtatcaatatctatgtgtttaaataaataaatacataagtaTTCAGTTCATGGTCACCGTGTTGCAGTTTCAAATCTCAGTCTGATACGTATATATTATAGTTTAAAACAAGGGAGTTTTGACCTGTGCATTCAGTGACTCAACCTCCAACTAGTAGATTATAATGCCTAATCCTATTCAACCTTCTGAAGCCCAGTCTTGCCTACTGTATAAGTAGCTTCCATGTAGTGTGATTTATAGACGAGAATATGGACCTGATCGTAGTTGTTTATTTTCTACTTCTTTAGGTTTGAACAACTGTTTTGTTTGGTTAATAGTCCTTTATTTAACATGACCGAAGACGCAGTGCACAAAATTGATATGACTTAATATGTAATCTATGCAgaaattgtttctttttattcaaaAATGTATTACATTGTCGTATTCTTCGTACTTGTCTATGGATAACATTTTCATGAGAATTTTGTTGAGAATATCCACTCCCTCACATCTATGTTAATTTGGTCTCGAACTCGTGATCTTGCGTTTAAAGGACTActgatattacagtaattttaatagttgggatcatgagtcaattgaaactaaaccaccatggaaaacctggaagcattggatggtcgcttcgtcctagtatggaactcaacAGTGAGCACCCACCATCCCGTCTCGTGGGATTCGaagccaggacctatcagtttcgcgcgcgagcgtcTTGCTCCTAAACCACAGAGATGGCATTcaacggtggtaatgtctaacttcaactaatccacgaaattgagtgacacatccaccattgtcttcagtgagttactctctcacaactgacccagttgaactccactggtcactgtttctcactagaactccaggatatccctcttgaagccagtcactagtgagcatatgttgattaatatcagaaggggttttgtggatattatagtaattttaatagttaagatcatgagtcatttgaagctagaccaccatggattcAGATTTAACCTTAATTATTTCTTATATAGTAAACCACAAATGGTATACAAACCTTGTTTGTTGTCGCATAATTAGCATCAAGTTAGCTtgtttaacatttttttttcGCTACAATCATCACTTTTTCCCCACTGTTTATCTTAAATTTTCTTAAACAGTATCCTATTTCTACTCTGACACAACAACTCGGTTTTGAAAATGAAACAGAATCTAAACATTTCTGTGAAACATGGGGTTTATCAGTGTTTGGTTCAAATGTGATATTTGAAAAACAAATTCAACCTCAACCACCTACGTTACCATGGAGAGAACAGAGATCATTTCACGTACGCGCTATTTCTAATTAATTTTATCGTatatttctttttctatttgttgtgcactatatattgatttttcttGATATTCGTTTTCCCGTATTGCGTTTAGTAGTTAGATTTTATTTTTAGCCAACATAATTACAAGTAATCATTGATCTAACCACATTCAACTCCGTggtataatatttttaaattgttttaggattgaatttattatttgtgAGACAGCTCCTACCTTAATGTAGTTGTCAAGGTATCATAACTGTTGGGTTGAGCAATATTGACTGAAATATTTACTTCTTGAGGTCCAATCATTCTAGGTAGTTTAGTTTGAAAACTGGTAAGATGAAGAACCGTGAATGTAAGATCTAAGGGTGAAGGCGTATCGTTGACTGTTCTGGTTTGTGGAGGCATTTTCTCACCAATAACCACCATTGTCTCTAGTGATACTGATCTTCCACAACGAAAAGTAGGGTTAAAAAAGGTCAACCTAAAAAATAACATGTGTCCTCCACAGAAGCATCAATGTAACTTATTCCCTGTTTAATACACTAGTTTTAACAATAGTTACACTACCTGTTTTGATTTTATGTCATTATGGATGACATCTTACAGTAGCTGGTCACGTACTCGGATATTCACTCATTCAATTGTTATGCTCAAATTATATGATTATGTTTGGTGCAGGACATTAAAAAGTAGTCATCTAAACTCCTTGATTAGTGATCCGTTGATGTTCGGGACATGTTTCTCTTCCCCCGAACACAAAACGTTACATCAGAACTGCTTTCGATAACGCCTTAGTTTCACCGTACATAAGGAAGTAGTTAAGGTAGGTGTTGGAATTCCTTGCGGAATTCCGCCTCGTTATGTGGACCAGTCGTTGCGCAACTGACAGCCTGTTCTATCAGCCCTGATCTTGATCGGTCGTTGTTGACCGTTGTCCTGTCCTAAGTTCGACCTTCGACCACTAAGTCCCAAGTTCAGACCCTGgtctgctttggtttgggcagcCGCGTAATGTCATTAGCTCGCACAATTAGAGTCTGGCTTTTACCTGAGAACCTAGTGAATAAGTTagttttataataattaattaaaacttATTTAAATTATGGATTTTGTGTCATCAAGGACGCTTTTAATCCCAACAACTCCTAAAATTACTCGCGTTCAAATCTCATTCAGAAGAATGAAGACTTACTGTGGCACACCTAAAACACGaaaaactgaaaatatttaatGTTCTTCAAAAGAATGTCAATGTCATTAAGAAAAGTGTTTACCAAACTTGTCAACAAGATCTAAAGCAAATTCGGAAACGAACAAACGGATCATCCTACCATATTATAAAGGACATCAGAAATTGGGATAAGATTATTGGAGCCGTTTGAAAATAGCCTTAGCCCGTAAACCACcaaaatcacttcaatcaaACTTATGCAAACCAAATGATTAAATTACAAAAGAAAGTCCAAAAATTATCTACAAAATCAATCCCTCCATCTACGCGTAACACTACATTGAACAAAGTATCCACAGTTTTCATTTCCAAATTCATAGATATTAACTATCAAAGACCACGATGTGTCTTCGCACACAGTCAAAAAAAGGAGAAACGTTCGACTGGGAAAATGTTAGAATCTTAAAGAGAATATTAAAATAGTCAGTGGATTTTTAGAAGCTTAACATACAAGCCAATTAgcaattaataaacatatagaaatcaatccaatttattaaTCAGTAATTAGGTCAAAGAGGTTGACCATCCAAATAATTACAAGAGAAAggttaacaacaacaataaccaatcaagctTGATAGAATAGACTGTCAATTATGATGCAGAAATTTGAATAGCTTACTTCTATTTTAAATTTATGCTGTCGATATTACCCAGAAGGACTACGAAAAATTTATGATTAAACCACCAATCTCAAACAAAGGAACTCCATCTAAGTTATAATTCTTTCCTATCCTCTCGATTAAGTTATTCACAAAGTCTAATCATTGGCAGAATATTCTCAATGAACTCAGATAAATACACTTCAACGGTTCAGTTTACATGTTTAACATAAAGTATTTGTGTAATTTGATTACTTGAGGTGTTTTATCACGTTAtaaaccattcagataactttcATAAATCTCATACTTGGTACACAAACGTGTATATAAAGCTATTCACTTATAAAATGGATGTATAGAGTAACGTCTAGAACGTTTTACTAAAAGTACATTGATTATACATTCAGTAAAGAAATACGAATAAATTGAtccctatttatttattcttttatcctatttaatacaattttctaGCTAGTTGAGAATAAGCGTATTGGTATCCCATTGTCTGTTTTATTCAATGGTTCTCCTGTTAATCCTTCAGATGCAATACCATCTCCTGTTCAGTCTTCGTTTGATACAAACGGTAAATATATTTGCTCACAAAGGAAACCTACTCAAAATGATAGTGATACACTTGATTATAGTAATCGTATTGCTGACAATAatgtttgtaataataattggaTCACTTCATATATGTATCAACAGCCTATAACAaattcttcatcatcatcaacaaccaATTCATGGTTAAATGAAAGCAATACATCTAgcaaaaaacaaatatttgatgAATTGTTAGAATTTATATATAATGAATGTGTTGATGAAGTTCTATGCTATTCAAAATTTGCTCAAACTATTCTACTTGAAGAGATAATAATTAGTGAATTAATCGAGAAGTTAATTAAAGATTTTATTGAAGATCATCTAATTGATGTATGTTTTGTTcatgttttcttttattttgattatcatcaattgtttcctttttttctagAACCATTGAGAAGTGGACTTAAGTAATTTAATGTTCACAAAAGATATATTCACATAGTACCAGTTATTTTATTGGAACTGAAAACCTTATAGATTTTCACTTTCTATCCCACTACGAAATGAATGTATTTACTGTGACGTATTAAATTGCTAGTCTATTCGTACCAGCATTTACCACTACGATGAATTGTTACACATCATTATAAACTCCCTATATTTTACTGCTATAGAACATATTCATCAATACATCCTTTTATATCTAATCTTGTCCCATCCTATTCCACAAATCTGttacaaaatattttagtcAATGTGCGTTTCTGTTGTAATCCTAGAGTTTTCTTATATATTTCTTAATAGATTGTTAGATATGGTTCATCAATCAAAATTCAGATCATAATTATCTGCTCTCCAAATATGCTTTTTTAGTCTACAATCCATCATCCTTAACTTTGACTAATTACGCGCTTCGATCGACAACGGCTGGTGTTAAgcaatcattatttatttgtatttatttgaagacataaatattggtaaaaaggggcaccgaatacatatgcactacacaagtcaagtgacttgtgtatgAGCTGTGTTACTACTCGGATGccgaaaccgaagcaggtggttttcttagagggccacaacctgagccttcgacttaaaggtctgatccacagggcgatggagcaacgtcaggagatgcagtcccatggtagtcggtcaCCAATagttggttcacacgccatttgttccttccagatactggagccagtccatgtgcaccattggtttgcaatcaaggttttccaactccactagatagatcctccatatccaccaactcggttaattAGCCGGAGATTCGCTTTCTGTCCTCTGAATTTCTTAagcaacagtaatgccgcgagaaggcagtgagtaggacttttctggcagtggttgtgtatgcatgaccatgtgagagcacttcgagaggtagctaactctccccaccctcagccgtaccagggcgttcGGGGGTAATTATGAGATAACATAAGAGGACTGTCGAATCAAAAACACCTCTTATTCTATCCTAATATTCAgtttaacaataaaacatgaCACAAGCAAACTTTACATCGTCATATTTCAAGTACTTATATGTTTCTACAAGTGAATTTTCAGGCTGCGATGCACCTCAAATAAGATATCACAATTTGTATACAATCAGGACATAAGTgataaaaaaatggaaaaagtgATAAATTAGTCAGCGACAGTTAAAGAATTGTATGTAGTATAACAATGGTTAGTGAATCCAATGGGATTTTCAAACAAGAGGAATGTAGAAACATAACAAACCAGTTAGATGATAattatattatgaaaatattcatattaataatttgtaaaatagttCCTAAAAGCTACCTCAATAATCGTTCCTCTATAGCAATTTCATTAGTGATTCATTGTTAAATGACCATATCAACTTGCTAATACTGTCAAATGTTCCCAATTCGTTTATGTACGTTTTATATGGAGTATGCTTAAAGTATTGGCCTGAATATCGTATAAAAATCAGTTGTGTTGGTAATATAAATCACAGTCACTTTTCAACCAGTTAATTGAAGTGTTTCCAGATAACTGTCTCCGAATTGTTTTACTCTAAGTAATATCTggatgtatatgtatatactgccagggaagtcctcaCTGGCTTCTTGTGGCATtcctgttgtttacgaaattgaaacaaggaaaagcggatgtccggcTGACtagccgggttggtggatataagGGATCCACCtaaggaagttggaaaacccctaTCCCAAACCAAttgtgtacatgggctccaggatcatgaaggaacaaatggcgtgtgaacttattgttggtcaccggttagtATGGGACTGAATtccctgacgttgctccactgtcttatggatttgacctttaagtcgaaggctctgggtgtggcttcctaagaaaaccacctgcttcagtctgggtaCCCATGCAGTATCACAGTTCACACATAAATccagtgacttgtgtggcgcttatgtattcggtgcccgcTTGTAACGAtgtttatgttttcaaataagTTAAAATATAGATTACttttgatggatttttgttctctgagctggatggttcggtcgtgtagtttttatcgttcttctggacgacatcatcagcacaaacttcagatagaagtctgaagtttgtgctgatgatgtcgtccagaagaacgataaaaactacacgaccgaaccatccagctcagagaacaaaactccatcaaaatcatccacctgagctacaaatcttctccaccatctcatataGATTACTATTTATGTGACTATTAAAGATTTAGTTTTACTTTGATATATCCTGTGTTTCAAAAGGCTAATTCATTTCAGtattttgatcatttttattttattttattagctttttaataataaattagatcCTGTTCGTCAAATATGTAAAGAAATCATGGAAAATGTAACGAATGAAACAATCAACTTAGATTTACGTGGTTTAGTTAATCGTGAATTGGATTTAGAATATCATTatgtaagtttatttatttatatttttaaaaaatctcttTCCTTAACCTTTAAAACACAGAAATTGTGAGATAACTAAATTTCTAACATTAttgttttatcagaaggggttttgtggagattttagcaatttcaatatttgcaatatttcaatatttaccGTCTAGTCGCATGCAAGCTGTGCGCTGTATCACACGATTCGCCAGatatgtggaggtcttcataatccagtagaccaccagaagaaagagaaatggGAGAATAATCAACCGTTGCTTGGAACCGGTCCTCACTTGGGATGCGtctgtcagctatcctccatCCACGAATTTGTAGTGTAGTCCATCGTCAGAACTCTGCATGATGTTGACAGTTTTCttaggtacaccatagtgtcgaagaatgtTCTGTAAGACTCTTCCATCCACACTGTCGAACACctcagtcaatgaagttgatgtttagtgacgagttccattcaattgattgttcaacgatgatccgtagtgttgcgatttggtctgtgctcGACCGACACTTACGGATTCCGGTCTGTTGTTCGCAtagttggacgtctactgaatctttcgcccggttcagcaacactatTGAAAACGTTTCCTAGTATCGATAGTAGCATGATGCCTCTGTAGTCTTCACATTTGCCCAGATCTCTtctctttggtatcttgatgaggtgccATTCTTTCTAGTCTGTCGGTGGCATTTTtcttccaaatcttcctgaatagaacatgGATCATGTTTGCAATTACTTCTATGTTTGCCTtgagtgcttcagctggtatattgtcaggtcgtGGTGCCTTGCCAcacttgatttgtttgattgccatgctgatttcttcgatcgttggtgagGTAACAGCTATAGGGTGGTATGTGTGTGTTGCTTCAATATCCGATGGATTGAATGGAtgtggtctattcaagagttcttcgaagTGTTCCACCAATCTGTTCCTACATtactgaatttcagtgattggcttgctttctttgtccttgaccggtctctctggtttactttATTTCCCTCCTAGTTTCTTCATCGTGTCATATGGTTGTTTCATATCCTTCTCTCACAGCTTTCCCCGCTGTCTTTGTTATCTCTCTCACATATTTCTACTTGTCAACTCTAATTCTCTTCTTCGCttgcttgtgccttgactttctatGTTCTTTTTCTACTATTGTTAattactgccttcttgttcttccttcctTGAATCCTGCCTTAGGTTTCGATAgaaatccattccttatgatgatgcttcttgcggtccagaacctcctgacacgttgaagttagtgtttCTATGATCCATTCCTAGTTGTTTTCTATAGTAGATCCCTCTTTGAAtggatcttgtaaggcttggaatctaTCGTTGAGAGTTATATTGAATTAGttaagtttgtcagtatcccaaAGGAAGGATTTattaaacctttgtaatgcAAAGGTACATAGAAAGAATATAATATACCAGACAAGATTAA
The genomic region above belongs to Schistosoma haematobium chromosome 2, whole genome shotgun sequence and contains:
- the MCM3AP_1 gene encoding Germinal-center associated nuclear protein, variant 2 (EggNog:ENOG410V724~COG:D,U); the encoded protein is MFASSSSKKPTGLFAGISNDSCVNLFQVPLTTNSNIPAPGLFGNLKTTEFRANIKESGPSSSSAHTIGKNSNVSKTVFHSPRSGDGFEKDRNDRCVTDTSINGNAHNSYFDLPGSSNNEKRCLDSNNIQNAANLYWPAVKLSRLPIEYNTKSFLLKHFQSFGPVERIICQPSMDAAYIAFNSLSSANQAKRSGHACIASANIDLPNSVLFTMARCRRQTNSGSKSISPKLSPIRGRNTVSSISPSRTSLKRMITSHSNTKQVMNKKQFSRVSVSSDNQSSRTSVIVDNQLSFTSSQIVCNTQPTISSITRPNAFAYNNNSLFNQKSPSATTLDERLSVLQEYYKRDCELRSISKSADPKIQCSDICNSNTGEPIRHAPIKGTCEDMCPELERYCRAAHQRVSIFECLPTTMSVNSSSWEMDHTRAVKDYQRSSADQPVPLPRELRPTCVLQRTMAYLLASIADRPEIDTSRSLWKPWYEFMWTRTRAIRKDIRQQNLCCPIVIGVIERIARFHIFCAARLVDQPVDTFDPRINSENLTQCLQTLKEMYSDLDSPITSENMCPNEAEFRGYMLLMKLNDQNEINEAQRLPERLRQSKPVRFAFATHEALITNNYIRFFRLARQATCLVACLMHRYFVQIRSQALTKLSCAFAGHPKREVHYPISTLTQQLGFENETESKHFCETWGLSVFGSNVIFEKQIQPQPPTLPWREQRSFHLVENKRIGIPLSVLFNGSPVNPSDAIPSPVQSSFDTNGKYICSQRKPTQNDSDTLDYSNRIADNNVCNNNWITSYMYQQPITNSSSSSTTNSWLNESNTSSKKQIFDELLEFIYNECVDEVLCYSKFAQTILLEEIIISELIEKLIKDFIEDHLIDVCFVHVFFYFDYHQLFPFFLEPLRSGLK